A portion of the Osmia lignaria lignaria isolate PbOS001 chromosome 15, iyOsmLign1, whole genome shotgun sequence genome contains these proteins:
- the su(w[a]) gene encoding suppressor of white-apricot isoform X1, which produces MAASKSQRWMVDSGILRKKNGEEEPQELLVFGYSCKLFRDDDKAKMIDQGKHLIPWMGDNTLKIDRYDGRGALGDLRIYEPPTGGFDQRTILTEEELKVEQLCDEERYRSLYNNEMEDSIYHEEEIKRLHQALDSENTYGQVGYEYNEEGKTATGSKSTCDDSQSPKRSEGSQEEDQAFVPPPDLEIPDGIPLPETQKLNAIITKTALFISRQGGQMEILIKAKQANNPQFSFLSIDGPLHQYYRYILDAIKSGKYNPEKQPEKEEESEPEDGSSDQDDEPYLHPSLAPSFTKIEAAPSIPSIQYKPSADCAYSMLVNKITGKPPPSKAPPQQLESTGQATATAAGYYHPVAGQGYSPYPAAAPVQYSHGPVIYGPNGQIQSPLQLAPINTVSSPNDSLAAHVAISECQLPLVPYGTTSQKQLSRPSFIVPPADVQIIIDKMASYVAKNGRDFEAIVKNKGDPRFNFLELSHQYHGYYAHKLTIYEGAVNPKVLTEEELLQKQEPQEEKQKKLEELQKKQQRMEEVQKRVKMIQAKKKCDTRMKQTTTATAATTTITTSSTGGGLKQVTTVSFSIKKPKEGETGVIEKRNALPLEESDEEMGNENKEGNSKPSSPQDSTEQNFLTAVGTMDKDGWKLEKKPKNEEKELVDLTDEILEDCQKEIRHNKQNEERIKDKLVAAARDKLAATSRERQLQLERKKKAAAFLSQIQTNVLSKSSGHSSHSGNSGGSVGQGARKDDSDEVHSVPSPSPSPSLDDAKSCDSRSGGNSLMDRLKSADLTGKRSRPRSRSCSRSRSCTDRQRFHKKHKKKKSSHRSSHDSPSSSRSHRSKKSKKSSSKHRSPSRTPSRRHQHNARRKGSNSSYSDSSSP; this is translated from the exons ATGGCGGCATCGAAAAGTCAGCGTTGGATGGTAGATTCAGGAATTCTGCGTAAAAAGAATGGAGAAGAGGAACCGCAGGAGCTGTTGGTGTTTGGATATAGCTGCAAATTATTTCGAGATGATGACAAGGCGAAAATGATTGATCAAGGAAAGCATTTGATACCATGGATGGGCGATAACACGTTGAAAATAGACAG ATACGATGGACGCGGAGCACTGGGGGATTTACGGATATACGAACCACCGACAGGTGGGTTCGATCAAAGAACGATTCTGACGGAGGAGGAGCTGAAAGTGGAACAGTTGTGCGACGAAGAAAGGTATCGGTCCCTCTACAACAACGAGATGGAGGACTCGATCTATCACG aGGAAGAAATAAAACGACTTCATCAAGCGTTGGATTCGGAGAATACGTACGGTCAGGTGGGGTACGAGTACAACGAGGAAGGCAAGACCGCGACCGGTTCGAAAAGCACGTGCGACGATTCGCAAAGTCCGAAAAGATCCGAAGGATCCCAGGAGGAGGATCAGGCTTTCGTACCACCTCCTGATTTGGAAATACCAGATGGTATTCCATTG CCGGAAACTCAAAAACTGAACGCCATCATAACGAAAACGGCGTTGTTTATAAGTCGTCAAGGAGGGCAAATGGAGATCTTGATTAAAGCGAAGCAGGCGAACAATCCACAATTTTCCTTCTTATCGATAGACGGGCCGCTGCATCAATATTACAGATACATATTGGATGCAATCAAGAGCGGAAAATACAATCCTGAAAAGCAGCCGGAGAAGGAGGAAGAATCTG AACCCGAAGATGGATCGTCGGACCAAGACGACGAACCGTATCTTCATCCGAGTCTGGCGCCGTCGTTCACCAAGATAGAGGCG GCCCCTAGTATTCCAAGCATACAGTACAAACCATCCGCGGACTGCGCATACTCGATGCTTGTGAATAAAATCACCGGGAAACCGCCGCCTTCGAAAGCTCCTCCGCAACAGTTGGAAAGTACCGGTCAAGCGACGGCTACCGCAGCGGGGTATTACCATCCGGTAGCGGGACAG GGGTACAGTCCATATCCTGCGGCGGCACCTGTACAATACTCCCACGGCCCGGTGATATACGGACCGAACGGCCAGATACAATCGCCGTTGCAATTGGCACCTATAAACACGGTGTCCTCCCCGAACGATTCGCTCGCGGCTCACGTTGCGATCAGTGAGTGTCAACTGCCGTTGGTACCTTACGGAACTACGTCCCAGAAACAACTGAGTAGACCTTCTTTCATCGTACCGCCAGCGGACGTGCAAATAATTATCGACAAAATGGCTAGCTACGTGGCGAAAAATGGTCGAGATTTCGAAGCGATCGTGAAAAATAAGGGTGACCCGAGGTTTAATTTTCTGGAACTGTCGCATCAGTATCACGGTTACTACGCGCACAAGTTAACGATATACGAAGGCGCGGTAAATCCAAAAGTGTTGACGGAGGAGGAGTTACTACAGAAACAAGAACCACAGGAGGAGAAACAGAAAAAATTGGAAGAATTACAAAAGAAGCAGCAAAGAATGGAAGAAGTACAAAAACGGGTGAAAATGATACAAGCGAAAAAGAAATGCGACACAAGAATGAAAcagacgacgacggcgacggcggCAACGACAACGATAACGACATCGTCGACGGGAGGAGGGCTGAAACAAGTAACGACCGTGTCATTTTCCATAAAAAAACCAAAGGAAGGTGAAACGGGAGTAATCGAGAAGCGAAACGCTCTTCCGTTGGAGGAGAGCGACGAGGAAATGGGAAACGAGAACAAAGAGGGCAACTCGAAGCCGAGCTCGCCACAGGATTCTACAGAACAGAATTTCTTAACTGCTGTCGGCACAATGGACAAAGACGGATGGAAGTTGGAGAAGAAACCGAAGAACGAAGAAAAGGAATTGGTAGATTTGACCGATGAAATTCTGGAAGATTGTCAGAAAGAGATTAGACACAATAAACAGAACGAAGAGAGAATAAAAGACAAACTAGTGGCTGCGGCGCGAGATAAACTCGCAGCTACTTCCAGAGAAAGGCAGCTTCAGctggaaagaaagaagaaggccGCAGCGTTTTTGAGTCAAATCCAGACAAACGTGTTGTCGAAAAGTAGCGGTCACAGCAGTCACAGCGGTAATAGCGGTGGGAGTGTTGGTCAGGGGGCGCGAAAAGACGATTCGGACGAGGTGCATTCTGTTCCGTCTCCGTCGCCTTCGCCCTCGTTGGACGACGCGAAATCCTGCGACTCCAGGAGCGGTGGAAATTCTTTAATGGACAGATTGAAAAGCGCGGATCTGACCGGTAAAAGATCTAGACCGCGATCGAGAAGCTGCAGTAGGAGTCGGAGTTGCACGGACAGGCAAAGATTTCACAAGAAgcacaagaaaaagaaaagctcTCACCGAAG
- the su(w[a]) gene encoding suppressor of white-apricot isoform X4, whose protein sequence is MEDSIYHEEEIKRLHQALDSENTYGQVGYEYNEEGKTATGSKSTCDDSQSPKRSEGSQEEDQAFVPPPDLEIPDGIPLPETQKLNAIITKTALFISRQGGQMEILIKAKQANNPQFSFLSIDGPLHQYYRYILDAIKSGKYNPEKQPEKEEESEPEDGSSDQDDEPYLHPSLAPSFTKIEAAPSIPSIQYKPSADCAYSMLVNKITGKPPPSKAPPQQLESTGQATATAAGYYHPVAGQGYSPYPAAAPVQYSHGPVIYGPNGQIQSPLQLAPINTVSSPNDSLAAHVAISECQLPLVPYGTTSQKQLSRPSFIVPPADVQIIIDKMASYVAKNGRDFEAIVKNKGDPRFNFLELSHQYHGYYAHKLTIYEGAVNPKVLTEEELLQKQEPQEEKQKKLEELQKKQQRMEEVQKRVKMIQAKKKCDTRMKQTTTATAATTTITTSSTGGGLKQVTTVSFSIKKPKEGETGVIEKRNALPLEESDEEMGNENKEGNSKPSSPQDSTEQNFLTAVGTMDKDGWKLEKKPKNEEKELVDLTDEILEDCQKEIRHNKQNEERIKDKLVAAARDKLAATSRERQLQLERKKKAAAFLSQIQTNVLSKSSGHSSHSGNSGGSVGQGARKDDSDEVHSVPSPSPSPSLDDAKSCDSRSGGNSLMDRLKSADLTGKRSRPRSRSCSRSRSCTDRQRFHKKHKKKKSSHRSSHDSPSSSRSHRSKKSKKSSSKHRSPSRTPSRRHQHNARRKGSNSSYSDSSSP, encoded by the exons ATGGAGGACTCGATCTATCACG aGGAAGAAATAAAACGACTTCATCAAGCGTTGGATTCGGAGAATACGTACGGTCAGGTGGGGTACGAGTACAACGAGGAAGGCAAGACCGCGACCGGTTCGAAAAGCACGTGCGACGATTCGCAAAGTCCGAAAAGATCCGAAGGATCCCAGGAGGAGGATCAGGCTTTCGTACCACCTCCTGATTTGGAAATACCAGATGGTATTCCATTG CCGGAAACTCAAAAACTGAACGCCATCATAACGAAAACGGCGTTGTTTATAAGTCGTCAAGGAGGGCAAATGGAGATCTTGATTAAAGCGAAGCAGGCGAACAATCCACAATTTTCCTTCTTATCGATAGACGGGCCGCTGCATCAATATTACAGATACATATTGGATGCAATCAAGAGCGGAAAATACAATCCTGAAAAGCAGCCGGAGAAGGAGGAAGAATCTG AACCCGAAGATGGATCGTCGGACCAAGACGACGAACCGTATCTTCATCCGAGTCTGGCGCCGTCGTTCACCAAGATAGAGGCG GCCCCTAGTATTCCAAGCATACAGTACAAACCATCCGCGGACTGCGCATACTCGATGCTTGTGAATAAAATCACCGGGAAACCGCCGCCTTCGAAAGCTCCTCCGCAACAGTTGGAAAGTACCGGTCAAGCGACGGCTACCGCAGCGGGGTATTACCATCCGGTAGCGGGACAG GGGTACAGTCCATATCCTGCGGCGGCACCTGTACAATACTCCCACGGCCCGGTGATATACGGACCGAACGGCCAGATACAATCGCCGTTGCAATTGGCACCTATAAACACGGTGTCCTCCCCGAACGATTCGCTCGCGGCTCACGTTGCGATCAGTGAGTGTCAACTGCCGTTGGTACCTTACGGAACTACGTCCCAGAAACAACTGAGTAGACCTTCTTTCATCGTACCGCCAGCGGACGTGCAAATAATTATCGACAAAATGGCTAGCTACGTGGCGAAAAATGGTCGAGATTTCGAAGCGATCGTGAAAAATAAGGGTGACCCGAGGTTTAATTTTCTGGAACTGTCGCATCAGTATCACGGTTACTACGCGCACAAGTTAACGATATACGAAGGCGCGGTAAATCCAAAAGTGTTGACGGAGGAGGAGTTACTACAGAAACAAGAACCACAGGAGGAGAAACAGAAAAAATTGGAAGAATTACAAAAGAAGCAGCAAAGAATGGAAGAAGTACAAAAACGGGTGAAAATGATACAAGCGAAAAAGAAATGCGACACAAGAATGAAAcagacgacgacggcgacggcggCAACGACAACGATAACGACATCGTCGACGGGAGGAGGGCTGAAACAAGTAACGACCGTGTCATTTTCCATAAAAAAACCAAAGGAAGGTGAAACGGGAGTAATCGAGAAGCGAAACGCTCTTCCGTTGGAGGAGAGCGACGAGGAAATGGGAAACGAGAACAAAGAGGGCAACTCGAAGCCGAGCTCGCCACAGGATTCTACAGAACAGAATTTCTTAACTGCTGTCGGCACAATGGACAAAGACGGATGGAAGTTGGAGAAGAAACCGAAGAACGAAGAAAAGGAATTGGTAGATTTGACCGATGAAATTCTGGAAGATTGTCAGAAAGAGATTAGACACAATAAACAGAACGAAGAGAGAATAAAAGACAAACTAGTGGCTGCGGCGCGAGATAAACTCGCAGCTACTTCCAGAGAAAGGCAGCTTCAGctggaaagaaagaagaaggccGCAGCGTTTTTGAGTCAAATCCAGACAAACGTGTTGTCGAAAAGTAGCGGTCACAGCAGTCACAGCGGTAATAGCGGTGGGAGTGTTGGTCAGGGGGCGCGAAAAGACGATTCGGACGAGGTGCATTCTGTTCCGTCTCCGTCGCCTTCGCCCTCGTTGGACGACGCGAAATCCTGCGACTCCAGGAGCGGTGGAAATTCTTTAATGGACAGATTGAAAAGCGCGGATCTGACCGGTAAAAGATCTAGACCGCGATCGAGAAGCTGCAGTAGGAGTCGGAGTTGCACGGACAGGCAAAGATTTCACAAGAAgcacaagaaaaagaaaagctcTCACCGAAG
- the su(w[a]) gene encoding suppressor of white-apricot isoform X2, translating to MAASKSQRWMVDSGILRKKNGEEEPQELLVFGYSCKLFRDDDKAKMIDQGKHLIPWMGDNTLKIDRYDGRGALGDLRIYEPPTGGFDQRTILTEEELKVEQLCDEERYRSLYNNEMEDSIYHEEEIKRLHQALDSENTYGQVGYEYNEEGKTATGSKSTCDDSQSPKRSEGSQEEDQAFVPPPDLEIPDGIPLPETQKLNAIITKTALFISRQGGQMEILIKAKQANNPQFSFLSIDGPLHQYYRYILDAIKSGKYNPEKQPEKEEESEPEDGSSDQDDEPYLHPSLAPSFTKIEAAPSIPSIQYKPSADCAYSMLVNKITGKPPPSKAPPQQLESTGQATATAAGYYHPVAGQGYSPYPAAAPVQYSHGPVIYGPNGQIQSPLQLAPINTVSSPNDSLAAHVAISECQLPLVPYGTTSQKQLSRPSFIVPPADVQIIIDKMASYVAKNGRDFEAIVKNKGDPRFNFLELSHQYHGYYAHKLTIYEGAVNPKVLTEEELLQKQEPQEEKQKKLEELQKKQQRMEEVQKRVKMIQAKKKCDTRMKQTTTATAATTTITTSSTGGGLKQVTTVSFSIKKPKEGETGVIEKRNALPLEESDEEMGNENKEGNSKPSSPQDSTEQNFLTAVGTMDKDGWKLEKKPKNEEKELVDLTDEILEDCQKEIRHNKQNEERIKDKLVAAARDKLAATSRERQLQLERKKKAAAFLSQIQTNVLSKSSGHSSHSGNSGGSVGQGARKDDSDEVHSVPSPSPSPSLDDAKSCDSRSGGNSLMDRLKSADLTGKRSRPRSRSCSRSRSCTDRQRFHKKHKKKKSSHRSHDSPSSSRSHRSKKSKKSSSKHRSPSRTPSRRHQHNARRKGSNSSYSDSSSP from the exons ATGGCGGCATCGAAAAGTCAGCGTTGGATGGTAGATTCAGGAATTCTGCGTAAAAAGAATGGAGAAGAGGAACCGCAGGAGCTGTTGGTGTTTGGATATAGCTGCAAATTATTTCGAGATGATGACAAGGCGAAAATGATTGATCAAGGAAAGCATTTGATACCATGGATGGGCGATAACACGTTGAAAATAGACAG ATACGATGGACGCGGAGCACTGGGGGATTTACGGATATACGAACCACCGACAGGTGGGTTCGATCAAAGAACGATTCTGACGGAGGAGGAGCTGAAAGTGGAACAGTTGTGCGACGAAGAAAGGTATCGGTCCCTCTACAACAACGAGATGGAGGACTCGATCTATCACG aGGAAGAAATAAAACGACTTCATCAAGCGTTGGATTCGGAGAATACGTACGGTCAGGTGGGGTACGAGTACAACGAGGAAGGCAAGACCGCGACCGGTTCGAAAAGCACGTGCGACGATTCGCAAAGTCCGAAAAGATCCGAAGGATCCCAGGAGGAGGATCAGGCTTTCGTACCACCTCCTGATTTGGAAATACCAGATGGTATTCCATTG CCGGAAACTCAAAAACTGAACGCCATCATAACGAAAACGGCGTTGTTTATAAGTCGTCAAGGAGGGCAAATGGAGATCTTGATTAAAGCGAAGCAGGCGAACAATCCACAATTTTCCTTCTTATCGATAGACGGGCCGCTGCATCAATATTACAGATACATATTGGATGCAATCAAGAGCGGAAAATACAATCCTGAAAAGCAGCCGGAGAAGGAGGAAGAATCTG AACCCGAAGATGGATCGTCGGACCAAGACGACGAACCGTATCTTCATCCGAGTCTGGCGCCGTCGTTCACCAAGATAGAGGCG GCCCCTAGTATTCCAAGCATACAGTACAAACCATCCGCGGACTGCGCATACTCGATGCTTGTGAATAAAATCACCGGGAAACCGCCGCCTTCGAAAGCTCCTCCGCAACAGTTGGAAAGTACCGGTCAAGCGACGGCTACCGCAGCGGGGTATTACCATCCGGTAGCGGGACAG GGGTACAGTCCATATCCTGCGGCGGCACCTGTACAATACTCCCACGGCCCGGTGATATACGGACCGAACGGCCAGATACAATCGCCGTTGCAATTGGCACCTATAAACACGGTGTCCTCCCCGAACGATTCGCTCGCGGCTCACGTTGCGATCAGTGAGTGTCAACTGCCGTTGGTACCTTACGGAACTACGTCCCAGAAACAACTGAGTAGACCTTCTTTCATCGTACCGCCAGCGGACGTGCAAATAATTATCGACAAAATGGCTAGCTACGTGGCGAAAAATGGTCGAGATTTCGAAGCGATCGTGAAAAATAAGGGTGACCCGAGGTTTAATTTTCTGGAACTGTCGCATCAGTATCACGGTTACTACGCGCACAAGTTAACGATATACGAAGGCGCGGTAAATCCAAAAGTGTTGACGGAGGAGGAGTTACTACAGAAACAAGAACCACAGGAGGAGAAACAGAAAAAATTGGAAGAATTACAAAAGAAGCAGCAAAGAATGGAAGAAGTACAAAAACGGGTGAAAATGATACAAGCGAAAAAGAAATGCGACACAAGAATGAAAcagacgacgacggcgacggcggCAACGACAACGATAACGACATCGTCGACGGGAGGAGGGCTGAAACAAGTAACGACCGTGTCATTTTCCATAAAAAAACCAAAGGAAGGTGAAACGGGAGTAATCGAGAAGCGAAACGCTCTTCCGTTGGAGGAGAGCGACGAGGAAATGGGAAACGAGAACAAAGAGGGCAACTCGAAGCCGAGCTCGCCACAGGATTCTACAGAACAGAATTTCTTAACTGCTGTCGGCACAATGGACAAAGACGGATGGAAGTTGGAGAAGAAACCGAAGAACGAAGAAAAGGAATTGGTAGATTTGACCGATGAAATTCTGGAAGATTGTCAGAAAGAGATTAGACACAATAAACAGAACGAAGAGAGAATAAAAGACAAACTAGTGGCTGCGGCGCGAGATAAACTCGCAGCTACTTCCAGAGAAAGGCAGCTTCAGctggaaagaaagaagaaggccGCAGCGTTTTTGAGTCAAATCCAGACAAACGTGTTGTCGAAAAGTAGCGGTCACAGCAGTCACAGCGGTAATAGCGGTGGGAGTGTTGGTCAGGGGGCGCGAAAAGACGATTCGGACGAGGTGCATTCTGTTCCGTCTCCGTCGCCTTCGCCCTCGTTGGACGACGCGAAATCCTGCGACTCCAGGAGCGGTGGAAATTCTTTAATGGACAGATTGAAAAGCGCGGATCTGACCGGTAAAAGATCTAGACCGCGATCGAGAAGCTGCAGTAGGAGTCGGAGTTGCACGGACAGGCAAAGATTTCACAAGAAgcacaagaaaaagaaaagctcTCACCGAAG
- the su(w[a]) gene encoding suppressor of white-apricot isoform X3 — protein MAASKSQRWMVDSGILRKKNGEEEPQELLVFGYSCKLFRDDDKAKMIDQGKHLIPWMGDNTLKIDRYDGRGALGDLRIYEPPTGGFDQRTILTEEELKVEQLCDEERYRSLYNNEMEDSIYHEEEIKRLHQALDSENTYGQVGYEYNEEGKTATGSKSTCDDSQSPKRSEGSQEEDQAFVPPPDLEIPDGIPLPETQKLNAIITKTALFISRQGGQMEILIKAKQANNPQFSFLSIDGPLHQYYRYILDAIKSGKYNPEKQPEKEEESEPEDGSSDQDDEPYLHPSLAPSFTKIEAAPSIPSIQYKPSADCAYSMLVNKITGKPPPSKAPPQQLESTGQATATAAGYYHPVAGQGYSPYPAAAPVQYSHGPVIYGPNGQIQSPLQLAPINTVSSPNDSLAAHVAISECQLPLVPYGTTSQKQLSRPSFIVPPADVQIIIDKMASYVAKNGRDFEAIVKNKGDPRFNFLELSHQYHGYYAHKLTIYEGAVNPKVLTEEELLQKQEPQEEKQKKLEELQKKQQRMEEVQKRVKMIQAKKKCDTRMKQTTTATAATTTITTSSTGGGLKQVTTVSFSIKKPKEGETGVIEKRNALPLEESDEEMGNENKEGNSKPSSPQDSTEQNFLTAVGTMDKDGWKLEKKPKNEEKELVDLTDEILEDCQKEIRHNKQNEERIKDKLVAAARDKLAATSRERQLQLERKKKAAAFLSQIQTNVLSKSSGHSSHSGNSGGSVGQGARKDDSDEVHSVPSPSPSPSLDDAKSCDSRSGGNSLMDRLKSADLTGKRSRPRSRSCSRSRSCTDRQRFHKKHKKKKSSHRRYAER, from the exons ATGGCGGCATCGAAAAGTCAGCGTTGGATGGTAGATTCAGGAATTCTGCGTAAAAAGAATGGAGAAGAGGAACCGCAGGAGCTGTTGGTGTTTGGATATAGCTGCAAATTATTTCGAGATGATGACAAGGCGAAAATGATTGATCAAGGAAAGCATTTGATACCATGGATGGGCGATAACACGTTGAAAATAGACAG ATACGATGGACGCGGAGCACTGGGGGATTTACGGATATACGAACCACCGACAGGTGGGTTCGATCAAAGAACGATTCTGACGGAGGAGGAGCTGAAAGTGGAACAGTTGTGCGACGAAGAAAGGTATCGGTCCCTCTACAACAACGAGATGGAGGACTCGATCTATCACG aGGAAGAAATAAAACGACTTCATCAAGCGTTGGATTCGGAGAATACGTACGGTCAGGTGGGGTACGAGTACAACGAGGAAGGCAAGACCGCGACCGGTTCGAAAAGCACGTGCGACGATTCGCAAAGTCCGAAAAGATCCGAAGGATCCCAGGAGGAGGATCAGGCTTTCGTACCACCTCCTGATTTGGAAATACCAGATGGTATTCCATTG CCGGAAACTCAAAAACTGAACGCCATCATAACGAAAACGGCGTTGTTTATAAGTCGTCAAGGAGGGCAAATGGAGATCTTGATTAAAGCGAAGCAGGCGAACAATCCACAATTTTCCTTCTTATCGATAGACGGGCCGCTGCATCAATATTACAGATACATATTGGATGCAATCAAGAGCGGAAAATACAATCCTGAAAAGCAGCCGGAGAAGGAGGAAGAATCTG AACCCGAAGATGGATCGTCGGACCAAGACGACGAACCGTATCTTCATCCGAGTCTGGCGCCGTCGTTCACCAAGATAGAGGCG GCCCCTAGTATTCCAAGCATACAGTACAAACCATCCGCGGACTGCGCATACTCGATGCTTGTGAATAAAATCACCGGGAAACCGCCGCCTTCGAAAGCTCCTCCGCAACAGTTGGAAAGTACCGGTCAAGCGACGGCTACCGCAGCGGGGTATTACCATCCGGTAGCGGGACAG GGGTACAGTCCATATCCTGCGGCGGCACCTGTACAATACTCCCACGGCCCGGTGATATACGGACCGAACGGCCAGATACAATCGCCGTTGCAATTGGCACCTATAAACACGGTGTCCTCCCCGAACGATTCGCTCGCGGCTCACGTTGCGATCAGTGAGTGTCAACTGCCGTTGGTACCTTACGGAACTACGTCCCAGAAACAACTGAGTAGACCTTCTTTCATCGTACCGCCAGCGGACGTGCAAATAATTATCGACAAAATGGCTAGCTACGTGGCGAAAAATGGTCGAGATTTCGAAGCGATCGTGAAAAATAAGGGTGACCCGAGGTTTAATTTTCTGGAACTGTCGCATCAGTATCACGGTTACTACGCGCACAAGTTAACGATATACGAAGGCGCGGTAAATCCAAAAGTGTTGACGGAGGAGGAGTTACTACAGAAACAAGAACCACAGGAGGAGAAACAGAAAAAATTGGAAGAATTACAAAAGAAGCAGCAAAGAATGGAAGAAGTACAAAAACGGGTGAAAATGATACAAGCGAAAAAGAAATGCGACACAAGAATGAAAcagacgacgacggcgacggcggCAACGACAACGATAACGACATCGTCGACGGGAGGAGGGCTGAAACAAGTAACGACCGTGTCATTTTCCATAAAAAAACCAAAGGAAGGTGAAACGGGAGTAATCGAGAAGCGAAACGCTCTTCCGTTGGAGGAGAGCGACGAGGAAATGGGAAACGAGAACAAAGAGGGCAACTCGAAGCCGAGCTCGCCACAGGATTCTACAGAACAGAATTTCTTAACTGCTGTCGGCACAATGGACAAAGACGGATGGAAGTTGGAGAAGAAACCGAAGAACGAAGAAAAGGAATTGGTAGATTTGACCGATGAAATTCTGGAAGATTGTCAGAAAGAGATTAGACACAATAAACAGAACGAAGAGAGAATAAAAGACAAACTAGTGGCTGCGGCGCGAGATAAACTCGCAGCTACTTCCAGAGAAAGGCAGCTTCAGctggaaagaaagaagaaggccGCAGCGTTTTTGAGTCAAATCCAGACAAACGTGTTGTCGAAAAGTAGCGGTCACAGCAGTCACAGCGGTAATAGCGGTGGGAGTGTTGGTCAGGGGGCGCGAAAAGACGATTCGGACGAGGTGCATTCTGTTCCGTCTCCGTCGCCTTCGCCCTCGTTGGACGACGCGAAATCCTGCGACTCCAGGAGCGGTGGAAATTCTTTAATGGACAGATTGAAAAGCGCGGATCTGACCGGTAAAAGATCTAGACCGCGATCGAGAAGCTGCAGTAGGAGTCGGAGTTGCACGGACAGGCAAAGATTTCACAAGAAgcacaagaaaaagaaaagctcTCACCGAAGGTATGCCGAAAGATAA